In Streptomyces liangshanensis, the DNA window TGACGCGGCGGCCGAGGCGCTTGCCGGTACGGAGGTAGAAGGGGACGCCGGCCCAGCGCCGGTTGTCGATCTCCACCTTCACCGCGGCGTAGGTGTCGGTCTTCGACTTGGGGTCGATGCCGTCTTCCTGGAGGTAGCCCACGGCCTTCTCGCCGCCCTGCCAGCCCGCGGCGTACTGCCCGCGCACCGTGTCGGCGCCGAGGTCCGCGGGCAGCCGTACGGCCCCGAGCACCTTGGTCTTCTCCGCGGCGAGCGCGTCCGCGTCGAAGGAGGCGGGCTCCTCCATCGCGGTCAGCGCGAGCAGCTGGAGCAGGTGGTTCTGGATGACGTCCCGGGCGGCGCCGATGCCGTCGTAGTACCCGGCGCGGCCGCCGATGCCGATGTCCTCGGCCATCGTGATCTGCACGTGGTCGACGTACGACCGGTTCCAGATCGGCTCGAAGAGGGTGTTGGCGAAGCGGAGCGCCAGGATGTTCTGGACGGTCTCCTTGCCGAGGTAGTGGTCGATCCGGAAGACCTCGTTGGACGGGAAGACCTCGTGCACGACCTTGTTGAGGGCCTGCGCCGACTCCAGGTCGTGCCCGAACGGCTTCTCGATGACCGCGCGGCGCCAGGAGCCCTTCTTCTGGTCGGCCAGCCCGTGCTTCTTGAGCTGCTGGACGACCTGCGGGAAGAACTTCGGCGGTACGGAGAGGTAGAAGGCGAAGTTGCCGCCCGTCCCCTGCTTCTTGTCCAGGTCGTCGATCGTCGCCTTGAGGTTCTCGAACGCCTCGTCGTCGTCGAAGTTGCCCTGGACGAAGCGCATCCCCTGGACGAGCTGCTGCCAGACCTCCTCGCGGAACGGGGTGCGCGCGTGCTCCTTGACGGCGTCGTGGACCTCCTGTGCGAAGTCCTCGTCCTGCCATTCGCGGCGCGCGAAACCGACGAGCGAGAAGCCCGGCGGGAGCAGGCCGCGGTTGGCGAGGTCATAGATGGCGGGCATCAGCTTTTTGCGGGACAAATCGCCCGTGACGCCAAAGATGACCAGGCCCGACGGCCCCGCGATGAGCGGGAGCCGTCGGTCCGCGGCGTCACGGAGCGGGTTCGCTCCGTGGGTTGCGGTCAAGGGATCAGCCCTCCGAAGGGGCGAGGCGCTTGAGCTCCGCCTCGGTCGACTTGAGCAGGTCGGTCCAGGCGCCCTCGAACTTCTCGACGCCCTCGTCCTCCAGGAGCTGGACGACCTCGTCGTACGAGATCCCCAGCTTCTCGACGGCTTCGAGGTCCGCGCGTGCCTGGTCGTACGTGCCGCGCACCGTGTCACCGGTGATGCGGCCGCTGTCCGCGGTGGCGTCCAGCGTGGCTTCCGGCATGGTGTTCACCGTGTTCGGCGCGACCAGCTCGTCCACGTACAGGGTCGCCTTGTACGCCGGGTCCTTGACGCCCGTCGAGGCCCACAGCGGACGCTGCTTGTTGGCCTGCGCGCGGTCCAGGGCCGCCCAGCGGTCCGAGGAGAAGACCTCCTCGTACGCCTCGTACGCCAGCCGGGCGTTGGCGAGGGCGGCCTTGCCGCGCGCCGCCTTCGCCTCGTCCGTGCCCAGCGCGTCGAGCCGCTTGTCGATCTCGGTGTCCACACGGGACACGAAGAAGGACGCCACCGAGTGGATCTTCGAGAGGTCCAGGCCCGCGGCCTTCGCCTTCTCCAGACCCGCGAGGTACGCGTCCATGACCGCGCGGTAGCGCGCCAGCGAGAAGATCAGCGTGACGTTGACGCTGATGCCCCGGCCGATGGTCTCGGTGATCGCCGGCAGGCCCGCCTCGGTCGCCGGGATCTTGATGAGCGTGTTCGGCCGGTCCACCAGCCACGCCAGCTGCTTGGCCTCGGCGATGGTCGCCGTCGTGTTGTGGGCCAGGCGCGGGTCCACCTCGATCGAGACCCGGCCGTCCTGGCCCTCGGTCCGGTCGAAGACCGGGCGCAGGATGTCGGCGGCGTCGCGGACGTCCGCCGTCGTGATCATGCGGATGGCCTCTTCGACCGTGACCCGGCGGGCGGCCAGCTCGGTGAGCTGGGTGTCGTACCCGTCGCCCTCCGAGATGGCCTTCTGGAAGATCGACGGGTTGGTGGTGACGCCCACCACGTGCTGCTGGTCGATCAGTTCGGCGAGGTTGCCGGACGTGATGCGCTTGCGCGACAGGTCGTCGAGCCAGATCGCGACGCCTTCGTCGGAGAGGCGCTTGAGTGCGTCTGTCATGAGAAATACATCTCCTGAGGTTCGTATACCGGCGTCAGCGCGCGGAGGCTTCCAGTGATTCCCGAGCGGCCGTGGCGACCGCCTCGGCGGTGAAACCGAACTCGCGGAACAGCACCTTCGCGTCCGCGGATGCCCCGAAGTGCTCCAGCGACACGATGCGTCCCGCGTCGCCGACAAAACGGTGCCAGGTCAGGCCGATCCCGGCCTCGACCGCCACCCGCGCCTTCACGGACGGCGGCAGTACGGCGTCCCGGTACGCCTGGTCCTGCTCGTCGAACCACTCCACCGACGGCATCGACACGACCCGCGTCGGGATGCCGTCCGCCTGGAGCAGCTCACGGGCCTCGACGGCCAGCTGGAGCTCGGAGCCCGTACCGATCAGTACGACCTGCGCGGGGCCGCCCTCGGCCTCGAAGCGGACGTACCCGCCCTTGGCCGCGTTCACGTCGGCCTCGTACGTCGGCACGCCCTGGCGGGTCAGCGCCAGACCGTGCGGCGCGCGCTTCGGGTGCCGCTTGAGGATCTCGGCCCACGCGATCGCCGTCTCGTTGGCGTCGGCGGGACGGACGATGTTCAGGCCCGGGATCGCCCGCAGCACGGAGAGGTGCTCGACCGGCTGGTGCGTCGGACCGTCCTCGCCGAGGCCGATCGAGTCGTGCGTCCACACGTAGGTGACCGGCACGCGCATCAGCGCGGCGAGCCGGACGGACGGCCGCATGTAGTCGGAGAACACCAGGAAGGTGCCGCCGTAGATACGGGTGTTGCCGTGCAGCGCGATGCCGTTCATCGTCGCGCCCATGGAGTGCTCGCGGATGCCGTAGTGCACCGTGCGGCCGTACGGGTCCGCCTCCGGAAGGGGGTTGCCCTCGGGGAGGAACGACGACGTCTTGTCGATCGTGGTGTTGTTCGAGCCCGCGAGGTCGGCGGAGCCGCCCCACAGCTCGGGGACGACCTCGCCGAGCGCCTGGAGCACCTTGCCCGACGCGGCGCGCGTGGCAAGGGACTTGCCCGTCTCGAAGACCGGCA includes these proteins:
- the tal gene encoding transaldolase — translated: MTDALKRLSDEGVAIWLDDLSRKRITSGNLAELIDQQHVVGVTTNPSIFQKAISEGDGYDTQLTELAARRVTVEEAIRMITTADVRDAADILRPVFDRTEGQDGRVSIEVDPRLAHNTTATIAEAKQLAWLVDRPNTLIKIPATEAGLPAITETIGRGISVNVTLIFSLARYRAVMDAYLAGLEKAKAAGLDLSKIHSVASFFVSRVDTEIDKRLDALGTDEAKAARGKAALANARLAYEAYEEVFSSDRWAALDRAQANKQRPLWASTGVKDPAYKATLYVDELVAPNTVNTMPEATLDATADSGRITGDTVRGTYDQARADLEAVEKLGISYDEVVQLLEDEGVEKFEGAWTDLLKSTEAELKRLAPSEG
- the zwf gene encoding glucose-6-phosphate dehydrogenase, encoding MTATHGANPLRDAADRRLPLIAGPSGLVIFGVTGDLSRKKLMPAIYDLANRGLLPPGFSLVGFARREWQDEDFAQEVHDAVKEHARTPFREEVWQQLVQGMRFVQGNFDDDEAFENLKATIDDLDKKQGTGGNFAFYLSVPPKFFPQVVQQLKKHGLADQKKGSWRRAVIEKPFGHDLESAQALNKVVHEVFPSNEVFRIDHYLGKETVQNILALRFANTLFEPIWNRSYVDHVQITMAEDIGIGGRAGYYDGIGAARDVIQNHLLQLLALTAMEEPASFDADALAAEKTKVLGAVRLPADLGADTVRGQYAAGWQGGEKAVGYLQEDGIDPKSKTDTYAAVKVEIDNRRWAGVPFYLRTGKRLGRRVTEIAVVFQRAPHSPFDHTATEELGQNALVIRVQPDEGVTMRFGSKVPGTAMEVRDVSMDFAYGESFTESSPEAYERLILDVLLGDSNLFPRTEEVELSWKILDPIERYWDAHGKPAQYESGTWGPVEADEMLARHGRSWRRP